ttatatctttatttttatattcttttcaaaattttaatccaaaattctaaatcctaaacctccaattctaaaccctaaaccctaaatcttcaactctaaaccctaaaccctaaactatataccctaaattcaatatcctaaaccctaaaccctgaaacctcaactataaaccctaaatcctcaactctaaaccctaaactttataccctaaaccctaaaacatcaaatctaaaccctaaaacataaaatctaaaccctaaatcctaaacgttcaaatctaaacccttcattaaaagtagtggtaaaagtggttagtgtaaacatgaaaagtggtactatgaaaatggtatttttggcaatttctcaacGGTTTTTGTATAAATCGAGGGGGTAATATACTTTTTCCAACATATTTGGCTACGCCTGTCTTGGTGCCAAGATGGTTGTTTGGCTTCATATGTTTAGACAAATATCGATTCTACGtatccttttgttttcttttatttgttcttttaCCCTCCAAAAAACAAACACTATTGTCCTTTCCTTTTGATGGCTAAAAGTCTCtgtactcttttttctttttggtaaaaagtCTCTCTACTCTTTTTTCGATCTTGTGATCTTTACGATCTGCAGAGATCCGTCCTTAGTCTATATGGGATTCATAGAAGACCCTCGTTGCTCAAATTGATGTTTAGGTTTGGCCTTGCGAATTTGACGATGAGATATTCAGTTAAAATGTTCTCATATTGTTAAATGGTTAACGAAGAGTTTGTGGcaatttaaaaaaggaaaataactcGTTTAATTTCAATATCTTCACACCTATTTCATTAACTTTTTACCTTCAAACATTTACTTGTTAaagaattttcattttatttcttGATTTAGAACATATATAATCAAGAAGACgtcaaacaaaacacaacaaaaaCTGTTGTTCTCTGCCGCCCATTGTCCAATGAGTTTTCTCATCCATGCACAGTCCTTACAAGTACATTGCATCTTAAATTCGTTTtgctataaaatataaataaaattaggtgttttcctgcatcatgtgcagtaaaagaattttaaaatatttttaatagataaatataaattatatttaattttttattaatattataaattttcttttttattatcaatatttaatataaatttgatttaactgaacattaaaactaagataaaaacaattttgtttattttgaattatatttaagaacgtgcatgtatatatttaaaattataattttatgtagatttctatatatttattttagttaaatatattaaataaatatgtgaaattgcataattatcaaaaattaaaattaaacaatatttataaaatctgtagatatatataagaaactaatgattttacgatttaatttgattttatgatttaatttttataattttataaaaatatgtatatatttttgaaatatttttaatttaaatgatattttcgaaatttaaaataccataattgaaatatatttattttaatgatgtatgagttattatcatatttttaaaaagtccaaaaatataaatcgataataaatgtaatatatgagttattaccatattttaaaaagtatatatcaaaaatataaattaacattaaatataattgtccatgtcgtattaatctataagacatgtcaacaattttagtagtcatgtcacaattattaatctaggtgttttcctacaccatgtgtagtgatgaatttttaaaaatttatattttatattttaaaatgtaatttattaatattatatattttattattttggccaataattaatataaatatcactaattaagcataaaattaagagaaaatatttttttattttaaattatatttaagaatatatatgtatatatataaagttaaaatcttagataaaaaagttatttatttcatttggttaaatgtattaaatcaacttgtacaaaattactaaaaatcatataaaattgtatagttatcaaaaattaaaactaaataatatttatataatttgtagatatctaaaagaaactaatgatattatgattttttttttttaattcaaaaatttagaaacttttaggtaataaaaattttataattatataagtaaaattatataatatttcgaaattcaaaatgtcagatttgaatatatttattttagtgatgatttatgagttattaccatattatacaaagtttaccaaaaatataaatcaatattaaatgtttttttcgtCATCAACAACACAGACtcatataatatatgagttattgctttttaaaagatttccaaaaaatatatcattattaaatgtacttgtccatgtcatatttaaccatatgacatgtcatcaatcttaatagccacgtcacaattttttttgtgaaaacgattgtagagaaaacacgtggcaaaatcacttttcaaatatagtctaggggatgtcatatttaaccatatgacatgtcatcaatcttaatagccacgtcacaattttttttgtgaaaacgattgtagagaaaacacgtggcaaaatcacttttcaaatatagtctaggggattagAAGTAATTTTCtttgaacaaaataaaattagaagtAAAAAACTAATCTAGTCAGCAGTAAATCAAAAGTGAGTAccatttaatattattatgatGAGCTTAGACTGAGAAAAAAACGTGTCCATCATTTACTACTGCCATGATTTGTAAAACCCACTCTGGCTCAGGAATCAGGATACAAATAGGTAGTTTGCGTTCTTGTGAAGCAAGTACGTGCACTCGAAAGAGATCATTTCACTCAAAAGTCGAATCGCAGCCGTTGATTATACATTTTTTAGAATAATGAATCAAAGCCGTCCGTGTGTCGAGGAAACAGATTAAGGATATTGTCGTAGCGTTAAGCTGCCGTAAGAGCTGACCATTTGGCTGTTCGTGTGTTCTGTTTCCCCAACACGTGGGACAAACACTCCACTTCCTTCCTTCTTGATGCCCCCATCATCCCGTCGTTTCTACGGCTACGATTTGTGGCTGCGGCTTGACGCATGGACGGCTTAGATCAAACGTGGCCCTTTCGAATATTTACAACCAAAGTCATATGCTGGAGAGTGATCTGAAGACACATGTTAATTAGTAGCTAAATTCAGTTATTATTTCGAATTTTATCGAGTTACGTACATGAAAAAAAAGGAGTTTTGCTTGAAGATATCAAAGTATGATCAATAacgtttttgtttattttttaacgGTAAATATCCTCGTTGTTAGTCGATTTGAAGAGCCTTTAATTAATTATGTGctttttatgataaataaattaaagtaataaaatactttagAATAGTTTAGTAGTTAAGCTGGTAGAAACTATCTTCCACATGATTCAATCTTTGAACTGTTTCACATGTAAGTATGATAATATTatggtttaaaaaaatatatatatttagtgaaTTTTCTTATGCATTGAGATCACTGAATTATTTCGTGTAAACATGATCATCTTCAtcaaatcttatataataattatgtgaACACTACTATAAAATACCTTTTAAACTCTGTTATCTTTTGATTATCTGTTTATAGGAATGTATCAACACTTGTTTTAAAAGAAGCAATAATATGGTGAAAATAATAGGTTTCAATTTCAAGTTTTTGGTGTCAGTAAACTACAAACGAGAAGATggttttaccaaaaaagtaataaataaaacatgcaTATGGACaaaaaaatgcatatatatatatatatgataatattaaattttaatctcaAAATAGTTGCAATAGTATTTCCAAAATAAACAACTCTCACAACAAGTCATGTGAGAGGAAAACTACAATCACGATTTTTCTTCTAATCGGATTCCCCTTCTTCTGGTTCTTGTCCAAcatgtttaacttttttttttttgccatctgaatattatttaaaaagaaatatgttACAGAGGCCCAAACAAGGTCCAAACACGACAACAAAAGCAAAACGAAAAGTCCACAAACATCACGGTTCTAAGCCCACTAAAAAAAACGAGACCCAACAAACACGCCGTTTTCCCGCAGCACCCATCTCCACGTGTTGACTCCACAACCACCGAAAAGACGCGTGTCGGACACTGACGCTTCGTCGTCTCACACGGCTAGAGCTCGCCGCCGGGATCACAACCACACTTTCGCCGGAATTGAAAGACACCGGCTCTATCCCAATCAGAGATCGAAGCTGAACCAAACTATAGAGAACCACCGGAATCACCGGGACACGAACAAAGGACACCGAAACCACCTCCAACAACAATATTAGAGGGATAGGGTTCGGCGTCAATCTTCAAGGGCTCGATCTTCAGAGAGCCTCCATCGGCACCGCCGATAACTCCTCCAAAATCAGCCACCAAACACCATCGCAAATCACCCAACTCTCAGCTCGAACACATCCGTGAGAAGCAGAAGCCGGCGACCAATACCGAAGACGGAAACGGCACGGCCCCAGAATCAAACACCGGCGAATTACGGAGCAGAAACCACCGTTTCCCGGCAAACCGACGACGGACCACCACCAGATCTGTAGATGCATGGCCgtaaaactaaaaaagaaaaagaaaacagaaaaaaaaactcctaAAACGATGACCGGACCGGCGGCGGCAAAGAGAGCCGGAACCGCCGGCCAGAACTGGAAATATCGATGGTGAAAGACTTCTAGAGAAAGGTCAGAGAAaaaacactctctctctctagccctttctaaactatatttccaACATGTTTAACTTAATCCAGACAGAacacaagtaaaaaaaaaaaattaagagaaaaatgGCGGACTAGCTTTAGCTCATGTctaatgaaaaaaagaaaatcattacCACTGATATTTGCTATGTCCAGCCATTTCctcaattaaaaagaaaagagagtcGAACATGATACAAAcaaaagagaggagagaaagaGCATATAAAAGGAGCTTAAGTTGTGATATGAAGATGctgatgatgatgttgttgtCATCTCTGATCATTCAGTTTCACAAGTAGCGAAAGCTTCTTTCTCCATTTTGagtaatgttttctttttttttctcttcaagcATAGTACATGTACAAACTGTTGGCCGCAGCGCAAGCTATGGAGTTCTCTGTTGGATGCCATGCGAGATGCAGCAACTTGGTTGTATGGTCAAAAGAATTATTACCATTCCCATCGCCATTTGCAGGACTCTCCGCTCCTGTTTCCCCAAATTTCGAAAACTATTCATTTacctctctctctatatatgcTAAAAGACAGAGGGATAAATAAAACTCACTGACCTCTTCTAACCACGCGTGTTATACTGCTTAACGATGGTCTTGATGGCCTCGCTGGTGTTGTGACTTGTCTCCTGTAAGTTCCAACActttgattaataaaaaaaatgagagaCAAGGAAGATTCATGTTGACTATTACCTCATTGGGTTTCTGCTTGCTTCCAAGGTTGTAGTTTCAGTACTTCCCGGGGAAACACCAAACACACGGAAGAGATTGCTGGAAacaaagtttatttatttattttaaatacaacaaaaatatattcataaaaaacGATGTGGGGGTTACAAACATACCTATAAGAACCGGTAGCTACTCGCAACCCGTCCCCACTAAGACAACACTCGAACTTATCGAAGATGGAATCATTTTCATATAAATCACAGAGCTGGAGATGGGTCACATAAAAGATAGTCATCAGTTTTAGTCTGCTGATGCAACTATATATCAACAGTACAGGAGTCTGACCTTTGGTCTTAAATGTTCGTGAACCTGGAACGTTGATACTGGACCCGAGTCCATGTTGATGTCCCATAACTGACATGTACAAACATAACCATGGATTCAGTAAAGCGCATGACACATAACCAATACCAAGATTAACATATGGACGGACCTTAAGCGTCATATAGTCACGGCTAAGTATGTATCTTCCTCCTTTCGCAAATTTGATGTCTGAAACTGAAGCAATTATCTCCGTGAAGAATGATCTAGAAGCTGGTGTCGCTGTGTCCTCAAacctaacaaaataaaaaaacaagcAATGTTAGTTATACCTGTGATGTTGTAACTATGAAGGTATAACAGTCTCAAGACACTTACAATTTGGAATGTGAGTCACATAAAGCTGATTGTCGCAGATCAATCAGGCGAATTGAACCTTTGGAACTGCTATACGCTAAGGTATTGCAATGAGTAGGATGAAACTCCGCTGATGTGATAACCTCTGCAACCAACATTGCAGCTCTAGTAACCAAGTTTGATAAATCCCAtttcaaaagagagagagaaaaaatggCAGCTTACCGGTTAGGTCTTCCATATTAGCAGGCTTGACGTCAACAATGTTAAAACTTTGATTGCTTATCTCCAGGTTCCAGAGATTAATCCGCAAATCATCAGCAGAAATAAATGTCTCGCCGTCACTTGAAATTTGGTATAGCAAAATCACCAAGAGAAAGAACATGGTCAATGCAAATAAGAGGAAGGAAAGCAACTATGTGACCAAATGAACGGAAAGAACATGATCATCAGTGCAAATAAGAGGGAAGGAAAGTAACTATGTAACAAAATGGACGTAGCACCTCCTTACCTATTGTTTGAGATTGAATTGATATGATAATCATGAGCATGAGTGTACACTCTTCTACATCTAGCCACAGGGCTAGTCTCATGGCTTGTTGTCACCTGTAAGTTGTAATTGCTTAGACATCATCATTCAGGTTGAAGTTCTAGCCAAACCACAAGAACAAAAAAGTAGTCCAGAGTCAACTCTACCGCAGGTAACTGCAGCGATGGGATGCCACCTGGCGGAAATGAGTAGTCATTACTTAAATAGTTGTCATGTGATCCTCCGTTAGTGAGGCATGAATCTGTAGCTTTTGAATTAGTAGAGGTTGGGACACTTCCATTTCCTAGAGTTGTTGAAGAATCCGTATTAATGTCACAaattttcttgatcttcttctcttgAACCTGTTTAGATATTCAGCACAAAAAGGTAATTCAAAAACAGAATCTAAAAGATATAATCATAGAACAACACCTCTCAGATTTATCTAACGTATATCCATATATAACCATTACATTCAGCATGTATGATATGAAGTCCAACCAACATCTGTGACAACATCTCACCTTCCAAAACTTGATGGTTTTATCATTCGTTGAAAGGAGAAAAAGAGCACCGTTCGCTGCTTGTGACCATCTAATTTTGTTGATTTTCTCCTCTATCTCCAAACTCTTGAGGTAATCAAACTGGTAGACAAAGTTTTTTTTCAGATCATGAAAAAGCCAAAACAAAAGGTAATATAACTCTTATGTTGTAGGGATGGAGCAAAGAAAGTAAAAAAGAGTTAACCTCAGGTTCATGACTTTGAAACTCAGTTTTATAACGAAACTCCGGGTGTCTCACTGGATAGTCTGTTCCTTCGAGATCCTTTCTACCTCCACTGGCCTGTGAATAGCATCACAACATGAGGAAAACATAACAATCTCATCTTTTTGCATAATAGTAAAGAGCATACATTTTTGGAATCTGTCCTCTCGAACAGAACAACACGCCCTCCACGGTCCCCAGTAGCTAGATGGTCACCCGATTTATCAAACTCAATCGCTGATATTATATCAACTGCAGTGGAAGGATTTATAGATAAAACATCATTACAGCTCTAATGCATGATTCTTAAAGACATTTTAACTAAACAATCAGACAAAAGCTACAAATCAAAAGCCTTGCAAGCCAAGAAGCCTAATAGATCTACAGGCAACAGAGTCGAACCCTAATCTCAAGAGATCCAAGGGAGAGAGAGCTTAAAAAGAGAATACCTTCTTGAACTTCTTCACCAGCGCTGCGTTCACCGAAAACCTGAGAGAATCTCCAATCCAAAGGCCCTGACGAATCTCCgacatcatcaccaccaccctTCATCCTATCCTCTCAGACACTCAGTGATTAACATGTGCAATCAAATCAGATCAAGAAGATGGATTTCTTCTCTCCCAAAGAAGCATTCGATCAATCAAGattctcacacacacacactctccTCTTTTTCTTAAAGGGTATAATCGGGTTTCCACGACcgagcagaaaaaaaaaacatatatagttttCTTACCGCTGGCTTGTCGTTTCTACACGAGTTTTGGAGTCTATGCTAGAGTCACGTGCGGTTTCGTAGATGTCTATCAAAGTTGATAACCATTGGTCTGTCTGATTGACTCTTGTAAAGGAAATATAgctatatgattttttttaaatagattaaaaaataCTTATACCTATAGAGTTAGCTGTTatagatttaaagtttatatttgaATGGTAAgattatacttttattaaaaattatattttatatactaatatttattcataaaactagttttataatattatttataatattatatttataaatcttgtataaatatttaatttatgtattattttagatttcatatttttaaattttttattttgtttagttatttatttttacgaaTCTGGATTCAAATTCGGTTATCCGCAAATAATACGATATATAGACGGATACCCGAATTCCGGATATTCAGAAGCCCCGAATCCGGATGCGGATACTAAATCCGTAGATCCGACGAATCCGGATTCGGATATCTCaaattttccggatatccggatCCGTCCGAGCCCTAACTACACtatcatatttaatttttatcagAAGCATTAAAAATATGGTGGTCATCTGTTTTACCATTCACAGAGCAGCTAGCCTCTAGAGATGAAGTATAATATTTGGGGAttgagtttataatttaaaatattaaaaaaacatatattggatttgaaaataaaaattttaaaaagaaaaaaccttGTAAAGTttcaaattagaaaaaaaaattcttttgaaaataaaataaaataattttcattttatcatttattttaagattttttttatatatttatagaataagGATGAAATGATCTTTACCTTtcatgaaatatttttttgtcaattttgttaaaaaaaaactcattttaacatttttggaAGATTTTCCTATTACTTATCAACgtcaaaattgtaaaatgttgtaattttggtaaaaatgttaagATATCATTACTAATTTTCAAGATTTTTACAGAAgttataaaagaaatatgaagCAGAAGAATtgaaatgcaacaattcaaaGGACCACTAATCTAGTTAATATAGGGATCGGCACAATAAGGAGAACCGCTAATTAAGATCTGAACAAATTAGTTGCCACAAAAGGAGAAACACAATGAGACGAGAGGCCAAATCTGGTAGAAATTGGTTTGCCAGATGATTCGCTTTTTAAGATATTTGTAATGATGTCATTATTGTATCGATCATGTTCATGTTATCCGTAAAACTTCagaataaaaaacagaaaagctTTTTTAATTGATGTAAAAAGTGTATCTTTCACATACCAAAACATGAGGgaaagtatatattttctatttaaaatagaggaaatatattttaacttgaTTACTCCAACTGGCAGTTAGCTAGTAAACACAGAGTAATgagaaaaaactattttatttgtttatttaatcacaataaaaaaaactaaatataaaattctctggattgttgacaaaaaaaattccgaGAAAAGGTGCGGTCGTGTGGGGATATGTGGACGGAAAATGTGGTGCTTGTAGGATCGAGTCATGCCGAGTCTAGGCATAAGTGATTATGGGACCGGAGAACGGTCAGGAACCTGATTTAGCCAATCGGATAATCACATAGGATGCTACGGATCATAGCCCGGTTGGGGCGCCCGTAGGAACTCGCAGTGAAGGGGGTTCGTAATGGCTCTCCCCGGGGACATGCGGTAGGTCCTAGAGGTCTAGATTGATTGTTGTTTGTCGCATGCTAGTCCTTATTAGTTTGTGACTGTGTTGAATGTTTGCTTGTCCTGATATGAGTTAGTAAGTTCCTAGAACTTACTTTCACTGAATAATCCCAATACTTATTCCTTTCTTTTGCAGGTATGAACAAGGAGGTCGAGGAGTATAAATCTGGTGGTGTCattttttgggtttggttttcTTTAAGTTATTATGAATTCAAAGACTATTTCTTCGTGTTTCTCATTTTTGCTAATTCTAAGCTTATGTAAAACAGTGGATCTAA
The window above is part of the Raphanus sativus cultivar WK10039 unplaced genomic scaffold, ASM80110v3 Scaffold0265, whole genome shotgun sequence genome. Proteins encoded here:
- the LOC108830491 gene encoding serine/threonine protein phosphatase 2A 55 kDa regulatory subunit B alpha isoform codes for the protein MKGGGDDVGDSSGPLDWRFSQVFGERSAGEEVQEVDIISAIEFDKSGDHLATGDRGGRVVLFERTDSKNASGGRKDLEGTDYPVRHPEFRYKTEFQSHEPEFDYLKSLEIEEKINKIRWSQAANGALFLLSTNDKTIKFWKVQEKKIKKICDINTDSSTTLGNGSVPTSTNSKATDSCLTNGGSHDNYLSNDYSFPPGGIPSLQLPAVTTSHETSPVARCRRVYTHAHDYHINSISNNSDGETFISADDLRINLWNLEISNQSFNIVDVKPANMEDLTEVITSAEFHPTHCNTLAYSSSKGSIRLIDLRQSALCDSHSKLFEDTATPASRSFFTEIIASVSDIKFAKGGRYILSRDYMTLKLWDINMDSGPVSTFQVHEHLRPKLCDLYENDSIFDKFECCLSGDGLRVATGSYSNLFRVFGVSPGSTETTTLEASRNPMRRQVTTPARPSRPSLSSITRVVRRGAESPANGDGNGNNSFDHTTKLLHLAWHPTENSIACAAANSLYMYYA